The following coding sequences lie in one Arachis stenosperma cultivar V10309 chromosome 5, arast.V10309.gnm1.PFL2, whole genome shotgun sequence genomic window:
- the LOC130981542 gene encoding receptor-like protein EIX2, whose protein sequence is MRMSLNTFALVMLLLFTITADQCLSCIEQENQALLNFKKSIRSFFDDDPSSPPILSSWEGHECCQWEGIACNNVTGHVVKIELSSSCVSSPSSWGDTANIEPNYDEFFPYLFVEHLNSSLLHLKHLSHLDLSGVLLYSSPAKFLGSMQQLRYLNLWTEFKGMIPSSIGNLTNLRVLCISNFEAYSDDLSWVAQLSSLQYLGFFGVNLSTAHNLFQVLNMLPSLSQIHLVDCGLGNMPIPLHPINLMNLTNVQVLNLESNNLKDPVLDAFSNLTSIRFFHISQNSLTSLPQWFDKLNKLVGLYLAGNQQLSGQFLLNLQNMTFMPFIREFDLSSTNLYSVPSWLSNCKSLVKLGLAYTFLHGSIPYALRNLTSLTVLNLWGNKLTSVPIWLGELKSLIHLSLGSNDITSVEEGSLASILGNMCHLKDFFLSGHKLQGELFPSNSNISCCNNYELEVLDLSHNNFSGKLPSWLGKLKNLNYLDLSSNSFSGPIPHSLGELVNLTSLEFSSNLFDGVIPWSIGQLQNLNTLDLSSNFFTGVIPWSLGQLKNLFYFNLSSNSLEGTISHLERWIAMKSLSTLCLSNNQLNGSIPENLGEIMPSLRYLALDNNHISGSMPTSLCKLKELVIIDISSNELSGGIPKCWRDGLVEEIDLSSNKLSGVIPNSIWNMSSLVWLHLNNNSLHGELPLSLNFKKLLILDLGENQLSGAIPSWKDDTFFELQILRLRGNMFNGTVPSNLCQFGKLKILDLANNSLRGAIPHCIGNITGMVLETKILSNGTVVNGTKQWNQEDVKQVIKGREFDYTKNLVLLTNLDLSNNRLDGLIPEELSSLSGLHGLNLSYNNLSGEIPETIGDMRSLESLDFSHNHLFGAIPNSMSSLTFLSHLNLSNNNFSGPIPRGNQFQVLDDPLIYSGNPFLCGVPLKTICPGDVSHQDSHDEGYEDEAGENDKSDKILFYFVIAVGFATGFWGIICVLYFKKNWRYACFGYVDEVADRIYVAIVLKVAKLKNRLQ, encoded by the coding sequence ATGAGAATGTCATTGAATACCTTTGCACTTGTGATGCTTCTCTTATTCACAATAACTGCTGACCAATGTTTGAGCTGCATTGAACAAGAGAACCAGGCTCTTCTCAACTTCAAAAAAAGCATTCGCAGCTTCTTTGATGATGATCCATCATCACCACCTATACTTTCCTCATGGGAAGGGCATGAATGCTGCCAGTGGGAAGGCATAGCTTGCAACAATGTTACTGGACATGTTGTCAAGATTGAACTCAGCAGCAGTTGTGTATCAAGCCCTTCATCATGGGGAGACACTGCTAATATAGAACCAAACTATGATGAATTTTTCCCTTATTTGTTTGTTGAACACTTGAATTCATCTCTGTTACACTTAAAACACTTGAGCCATTTGGATTTGAGTGGAGTCTTACTTTATTCGAGTCCGGCCAAGTTCCTTGGTTCTATGCAACAACTTAGATATCTTAATCTGTGGACTGAGTTTAAAGGCATGATTCCCAGCAGTATTGGAAACCTCACCAATTTGCGTGTTCTTTGCATCAGTAACTTTGAGGCTTATTCTGATGATCTTAGTTGGGTTGCTCAACTTTCATCATTACAATACCTTGGCTTCTTTGGTGTTAATCTTTCCACGGCACACAATTTGTTTCAGGTACTTAACATGCTTCCTTCTTTGTCTCAGATACACCTAGTTGATTGTGGGCTTGGAAACATGCCAATTCCTCTTCATCCAATTAACCTCATGAACCTTACAAATGTTCAAGTTCTCAATCTTGAAAGTAATAATCTCAAAGATCCAGTTCTTGATGCTTTCAGTAACCTGACTTCAATTAGATTTTTTCACATTTCACAAAACAGCTTAACTTCATTGCCACAGTGGTTTGATAAGCTTAACAAACTTGTTGGTCTGTACCTTGCTGGCAATCAACAACTTTCTGGTCAGTTTCTTCTTAATCTTCAAAACATGACCTTCATGCCCTTCATTAGAGAGTTTGACCTTAGTAGTACCAATCTATATTCTGTACCTTCATGGTTAAGTAATTGCAAGAGCCTTGTGAAGTTAGGCCTTGCATACACTTTCCTTCACGGATCAATTCCATATGCTCTAAGAAATTTGACATCCCTCACAGTTCTTAACCTCTGGGGCAACAAACTCACTTCAGTTCCAATTTGGTTAGGTGAGTTAAAGAGTCTTATCCATCTCTCTCTTGGAAGCAATGATATCACTAGTGTAGAGGAGGGTTCTCTGGCATCAATTTTGGGAAATATGTgtcatttaaaagatttttttttgtctgGACACAAGCTTCAAGGAGAGTTATTTCCCAGTAATTCAAATATATCTTGCTGCAACAACTATGAATTGGAGGTGTTAGATTTGAGTCATAACAACTTCAGTGGTAAGTTACCAAGTTGGTTGgggaaattaaaaaatttaaattacctTGATCTCAGCTCAAATTCATTTTCTGGCCCCATTCCACATAGTCTTGGAGAACTGGTGAATCTTACAAGCTTGGAGTTTTCTTCTAACCTTTTTGATGGTGTTATTCCTTGGAGTATTGGGCAGCTTCAAAACCTAAACACACTAGATCTTTCATCCAACTTCTTTACTGGTGTCATTCCTTGGAGTCTTGGACAACTCAAAAATCTGTTTTACTTTAATCTTTCTTCTAACTCTTTGGAAGGAACGATTAGCCATTTAGAGAGATGGATTGCAATGAAGAGTCTTAGCACCTTGTGTCTCTCGAATAACCAACTCAATGGATCGATTCCAGAAAACCTTGGTGAGATAATGCCTAGTTTGAGGTACTTGGCACTTGACAATAACCATATAAGTGGTTCAATGCCAACTTCATTGTGCAAACTCAAAGAATTGGTGATTATTGATATTTCCAGCAACGAATTATCGGGTGGAATTCCAAAGTGCTGGAGGGATGGACTTGTAGAAGAAATTGATTTGTCATCAAACAAGTTATCAGGTGTCATTCCAAACTCTATTTGGAATATGTCATCATTGGTGTGGCTGCATTTGAATAACAATAGTCTTCATGGAGAGCTTCCATTGTCCTTAAACTTCAAAAAACTGCTGATTTTGGATCTTGGTGAGAATCAATTATCAGGAGCCATACCTTCATGGAAGGATGACACGTTTTTCGAGCTGCAAATTCTTAGATTGCGGGGAAACATGTTCAATGGTACTGTCCCTTCAAACTTGTGCCAATTTGGtaaattgaaaatattggaCCTTGCTAACAACAGTTTAAGAGGTGCAATACCTCATTGCATTGGCAATATCACAGGAATGGTTTTAGAAACAAAAATCTTGTCAAATGGGACAGTAGTCAATGGCACCAAGCAATGGAATCAAGAGGATGTCAAGCAAGTCATCAAGGGAAGAGAGTTTGATTACACTAAAAATTTGGTTCTTCTAACCAACTTGGACTTGTCAAACAATAGATTGGATGGACTAATTCCTGAAGAACTATCCTCACTTTCAGGATTACATGGACTGAATTTGTCTTATAATAATTTGTCTGGAGAGATACCTGAAACAATAGGAGATATGAGATCACTAGAATCTCTTGACTTCTCTCATAACCACCTCTTTGGTGCTATTCCAAATAGCATGTCCAGTTTAACTTTTCTTAGCCACTTGAACTTGTCAAACAACAACTTTTCAGGTCCAATTCCAAGAGGTAACCAGTTCCAGGTTCTTGATGATCCACTTATTTACTCTGGCAATCCATTTCTCTGTGGAGTTCCACTTAAAACAATCTGCCCTGGTGATGTTTCTCATCAAGATTCTCATGACGAAGGCTATGAAGATGAAGCCGGAGAAAATGACAAGTCAGATAAAATATTGTTTTACTTTGTCATAGCCGTCGGCTTTGCAACTGGCTTCTGGGGAATtatttgtgttttgtatttcaAGAAGAATTGGAGATATGCTTGCTTTGGATATGTGGATGAGGTAGCAGACAGAATTTATGTTGCAATTGTGTTGAAAGTAGCAAAACTGAAGAACAGGTTGCAGTAA